A section of the Oncorhynchus keta strain PuntledgeMale-10-30-2019 chromosome 15, Oket_V2, whole genome shotgun sequence genome encodes:
- the LOC118394797 gene encoding zinc finger protein SNAI2-like produces MPRSFLVKKHINSSKKPNYSELESPTVFISPYLYKGLPLPVIPQPEILSSVAYNPITVWTTSSFPLPSDLSPISGYPSSLSDTSSKDHSDSESPRSDEDDRMLTKLTDPHGVEAEQFQCSLCNKSYSTYSGLLKHKQLHCDAQTRKSFSCKYCEKEYVSLGALKMHIRTHTLPCVCKICGKAFSRPWLLQGHIRTHTGEKPFSCPHCSRAFADRSNLRAHLQTHSDVKKYQCKNCSKTFSRMSLLHKHEESGCCVVH; encoded by the exons ATGCCACGATCGTTTCTTGTCAAGAAACATATTAACTCCTCTAAGAAGCCAAATTATAGCGAGCTGGAAAGCCCTACAG TATTTATTTCACCGTATCTCTACAAAGGCCTCCCATTGCCTGTCATTCCTCAACCGGAGATCCTTAGCTCGGTCGCATACAACCCTATCACAGTATGGACTACAAGCAGTTTTCCGCTTCCAAGTGACCTCTCTCCCATTTCTGGATACCCCTCCTCGCTCTCTGACACCTCATCCAAAGACCACAGCGACTCCGAGAGCCCCAGGAGCGATGAAGACGACCGGATGCTTACCAAACTTACAGATCCTCATGGAGTGGAGGCAGAGCAATTCCAATGTAGTTTGTGTAACAAATCCTATTCCACGTATTCTGGACTGCTGAAGCATAAGCAACTGCACTGCGACGCACAGACGAGGAAATCTTTCAGTTGTAAATATTGCGAAAAGGAGTACGTCAGTCTTGGAGCCCTAAAAATGCACATTAGAACTCACACTTTGCCTTGTGTCTGTAAAATATGTGGCAAAGCTTTCTCAAGACCGTGGTTGCTTCAGGGACACATCAGAACGCACACTG GAGAAAAGCCCTTCTCCTGCCCCCATTGCAGTAGGGCTTTTGCGGACAGGTCCAACCTCAGGGCTCACCTACAAACCCATTCGGATGTGAAAAAATACCAATGCAAGAACTGTTCCAAAACCTTCTCCAGAATGTCTCTTCTGCACAAGCATGAGGAATCTGGTTGTTGTGTAGTACATTGA